The SAR324 cluster bacterium nucleotide sequence GTCCAGACCTGTTGAGTCTGCTCAAGGACTGGATCAAGCAACGTGACCAGAAACCTGGCCAGATTTTTTTGGGACTGGTGCAGCGCTTGGATCGCCCTGTGGGTGGAGTGATGGTCTTTGCCAAGACCTCCAAGGCAGCTTCCCGATTGGCAGATCAGGTTCGTCAACGGACTTTACAGAAAACCTACCTGGCTGTGGTGGCCGGTGTGGTCGATCCCCCTGAGGGAACACTCACTGATTGGCTGCAGAAGGATCATCACAGCAACACCGTTCGGGTCGTTGAATCTGGAGCCTCCCAGGCCAAGCAAGCGATTCTCCACTATGAGCGGACTGCTGTTCGTGCAAACAAGAGCCTGCTACGCGTTCAATTAGAAACCGGACGCTCTCACCAGATTCGGGTGCAACTGGCACATTGTGGACATC carries:
- a CDS encoding RluA family pseudouridine synthase — protein: MSFTPQLLFEDNHLLVIEKPINLLSQADHRGSPDLLSLLKDWIKQRDQKPGQIFLGLVQRLDRPVGGVMVFAKTSKAASRLADQVRQRTLQKTYLAVVAGVVDPPEGTLTDWLQKDHHSNTVRVVESGASQAKQAILHYERTAVRANKSLLRVQLETGRSHQIRVQLAHCGHPLLGDHKYGQARNLLGPALWSHQLQLQHPTLRETLHFTSPPPQTKPWQDFELV